ACTTCAAGCGAACTTGCCATCTTCCTGACGAATATACTGAACAAATTCTCAGGAAGTTTAAACCTTAGCAGAGCATATGGAGCAGCACTGTAGGTTAACCTAATATTAAGCATCATTGACAAGCCAGCAAAAATGTACGTCACAATCTTCAATAGCTGGCGAGCATCATTATCCTCTTGAGGCGCTCCCATTTAAGATATTAATCACTAATGTTTTAGTTAGTGATGTCTATGGTACAGAAATATTACTTAAAATCATTGTATCCATCAGAACAAACATTAAACTATCATATCACacatatacataatttatatagtatatgatatatatagtacagtagtatactataccaTAATACATAAGATTACAGTACTATACTcttaaacccagacacatAATACACATACCTATAGTACTAAAGATACTatgaataatatattatgtatggtatataataaggTGAATAGATTGATTTATTTCTTTTCGAGTTTGAGTAGTTGTGGTAAATGTCTCCAGCCGGACGGGTTCTAAGGAATTTTAGCTCTAGTTAATCTTACCAAATCGTTGACATTTCCAATGATTTCACAAAACTTAACATTTCTTAAAAAGTTCTTTGACATCAGCTATACGTTAATATTATCTCAATGGTTGGGACATACCACCAAGTTTGTTCTGACTGCACATCTCGTTTTATCACTCAAAAATGctaaaaaattgttaacCCAATTTTCCATACCGAGAGTTGTAAATTTGATGTTCTTTTCAGTCTTTGCTGTACCATCGTACGGGTGTTTAACTCTGAACACGTCGGTCATGTTActgaatattattaacattttatcaaattaccCAGCATCCAATAACCACTTGAAACCTTCTCTATCCACATCCCTTGACCCAGGAAATCCAATCTCCTCCTAAAAACCATTATCCCATGTCCACAAcatgtaataattattgtgtaaatgtgaAAAAATACTTGTTTGTGAAGGACAATGGATTTTTCCTGTTTTAAGCGTTCCGGATCAGACAAGTCAATATCCTGCGGTGCACTAaagataatttatacaataatttcATACCAGTTAAGACATCCAGTGATGATCGTAGCCTTTTcacctaaaaattatttatactatgaACAGTggaattttatttatttgtgGATTTCTGTACTTTTGGAATTGTTTAGGAAAGTTGCCAATTCTCTGTCCCACCGACTTCTAATCCTCACTGATCTATTTATCCATCCTTGCACAGGTGATAATCTAACCcatttttattctcaatactttaaattataattagtatTGTGTTGTAAATACTTAGTATTGcattgtaaataattggaAATATGTTGTAAATAGTTGGAAAAGTGTTTGAAAGAGCTTACAGTGAGATTAAGTAGTAGCTGTTGAATTGTAAAATGATGCATCTTCCTTCCTAAATTCATCATGACCGATGATAAACGATTTATGTAATTGACtgtaactgtgtaaaacaTTACTGGATGATGATATTTGGCGTTGGCTTTGATGTTCAGATTATATCTCATTTTAAGGCACTAAAGTAATATTACAACTGTTAACTTACTTCAAACTCCTTCTTCACGAATACAAGTTGCCCTGAAACATGATTAACACGTAATATTGTAGTTACCTGCAATTCTCCAAGCTGACAGTGAGAATACGCAGTAGTATTTCTTGAAAGTTGTTCTTTTAAGGTCATTTACCAGGTCTGCGTCCTGCACTTCCTGAGCATATGAAGGCGCCACATGGCCTCCATACGTCCTCGCTGATAATTTCGGCTGCTTACCCAAAATCTCAGACGAACATAATTTCACATCCTGCAATACCACAATGTCCTACACACATTCAGTTATCCAGTCAAATGTTGTAACTATTCACTGTTAACTGtgttaattgtgttaactatgtaaattgtgttaactatgtaaattgtgtaatagTAAGAGGGTAGATAGTTAGTATACGGGATCGTGTTGTTTGACAATTTGTATGAATGATTCCCAGATGTTTTTTTTGGACTTGGAGAGTGCGAGTCCGCAGACGTTCCAGGTGAGGATGGTCTTTGGATCCTTGTCGCTTAGTGATGAAAATCCCTCCTTGTTAATTTCAAACTCCATTGAAGATAAGGAGGAAAGGCCAGTGTCAGAGTAACTTTGATCGTCAGAATTGTCCTTCAGTAACGGATTCTCCTCAACTTCAGACTCAACCAAATCCTCAATCTCCGTCTCCTTACTTATTCTCTCAACTTCTTCTCTAGCCAACGTCTGACGCTCCAACTTTACTATTTTAGGCCCAGTAGCACTGATTTCCTGTTCTACTCTGATTATTTTGGGCTCCACAGCTGATATTTCCTGCTCTACTCTGATTAGTTTAGGCTCCACAGCTGAGATCTCCTGCTCAACCTTGATTATTTTGGGCTCGACAGCGTCAATTTCTTGATCTAgtttgattattttaggcTCTACAGCATCAATTTCCTGTTCAACTTTTTCAATCTTAGGCTCCACAGCATCAATTTCCTGTTCAACtttgattattttaggcTCGATAGCATCAATTTCCTGTTCAACtttgattattttaggcTCGATAGCATCAATTTCCTGTTCAACtttgattattttaggcTCGATAGCATCAATTTCCTGTTCAACtttgattattttaggcTCGATAGCATCAATTTCCTGTTCTACTTTGACAATTTTGGGTTCCACAGCTGAGATTTCTTTCTCTTTTGTTTCTGGTTCATTTTTCGCTTGTATCTATAGGCAATTATTAAACTACGCaaagttatttaaattaagttaatttggtaaattagTTGTGTACTTCGGTGTGTATTCTTCCGAGAAGTTCGGAGTCGTTGGTTTGTAGGTGTTTTTCGGTGGTTTCGGGTTTCAGTTCAATATCAAAGGCTTCGATttttattgatattttagaCCTCTCAGCGTCAATGCACTTGGTCAACAACGTCACGGGATCAGGACTAATTTTCACCATTTGGctcttaaattttaacacgTAACTAAGATTATAAACtatttataaatgtgtattaatgtattaattagggtaaattatacacttGGCAActaatgaaattaattatgGCTAAAAGTTAAAAACCCAGGCGTCTCGCCAAATTTAGATCTAAAGTGTAATCATGatcattaattaaattattttaaacattaaaatctaaactttacaaatttcaaaaattaattttttaactcaAGTCGGGATCACatacttattttattttcatttactttattatataaaatttatttaattaataaaatttttttaattaatgaaatatttttattacattttaatagtataatttcGTGTTTTAATGGCCGATAGAGTTCAGAAGGAGTTGG
The Theileria parva strain Muguga chromosome 3 map unlocalized ctg_530, whole genome shotgun sequence DNA segment above includes these coding regions:
- a CDS encoding DNA-(apurinic or apyrimidinic site) lyase, with product MRYNLNIKANAKYHHPEGRCIILQFNSYYLISLLSPVQGWINRSVRIRSRWDRELATFLNNSKSEKATIITGCLNCAPQDIDLSDPERLKQEKSIVLHKQEEIGFPGSRDVDREGFKWLLDAGNMTDVFRVKHPYDGTAKTEKNIKFTTLAFLSDKTRCAVRTNLVLMSKNFLRNVKFCEIIGNVNDLNPSGWRHLPQLLKLEKK